From the Synechococcales cyanobacterium T60_A2020_003 genome, one window contains:
- a CDS encoding adenylate kinase — protein sequence MARLIFLGPPGAGKGTQASKLAQSCHIPHISTGDILRAAVAQETELGLKAKSFMDKGELVPDHLILDIVRDRLASEDTKGGWILDGFPRNVSQADFLDNLLDDIDQACDYVVNLEVPDDILIQRLLSRGMNRSDDNEEVIRYRLQVYRNQTAPLIDFYRDRQKLVSINGHQSVDAVTNQLKELVS from the coding sequence GTGGCTCGACTGATTTTCTTAGGACCTCCAGGAGCTGGCAAGGGAACTCAAGCTAGTAAGTTGGCTCAGAGCTGTCATATCCCCCATATCTCCACAGGAGACATTCTCCGTGCTGCAGTTGCTCAAGAAACGGAGCTTGGCCTGAAGGCGAAATCCTTCATGGATAAAGGTGAGTTAGTGCCGGATCACCTGATTCTAGATATCGTGCGCGATCGCCTTGCGTCTGAGGATACGAAGGGTGGCTGGATTCTAGACGGGTTTCCACGCAATGTCAGCCAAGCGGATTTCCTTGACAACTTATTGGACGACATTGATCAAGCTTGTGACTATGTGGTCAATCTTGAAGTGCCGGACGACATCTTAATTCAGCGTTTACTGAGCCGAGGGATGAACCGCAGTGACGATAACGAAGAGGTCATTCGTTATCGTCTACAGGTATATAGGAATCAAACGGCTCCGCTTATCGACTTTTATCGCGATCGTCAGAAGCTAGTGTCTATCAATGGTCATCAATCTGTTGATGCAGTAACTAACCAGCTCAAGGAGTTAGTTTCTTAG